In the genome of Burkholderia sp. PAMC 26561, the window CATGATGGTGTCGTCTTCTGAACCGACAATCGACGATGTATGCAGCACGGGGTACAAATTGGCCGGAATGTAGAGGATCGCGGCGGACAGCAACAGCGCCCACGTGCGCGCGACGGAGTCCGGATTACGCCTGTGGAGCTTCGCGCCGCAACGCGTGCAGCGCTGTGTATCGATCGTGACCGCGCGTTTTTGCACGAGGTTGCAGGCGTGGCAGCCGATCAGCCCGGCGCGCGAGGCCGTGGTGTAGAACGGAGCGGCATCGGCGGCACTGGCGGATTCTTTTGCTTCAGCAGGTTCGGGTGTATCGGTCATGGCTTCAGCGGTGGAGACGCGGCGTTGGCTGGAGATGCATCAGCCGGCGCGCTGGACGGCGAAAGCGGCCGCAGCAGGTCAAGCGGGGATTCGGCCTGGAGATCGGTTTGCCGGTCAGCACCCATGCCGGACTGCAGGCCGCCGAACGGGGTGTATCGTAGAGGCCCGCGCTTCGCCAGGCGCCCGGCGATTTCCCAGAGCGCGCGTGGATCGAAGGTCAGGATCACTGCGAACAGCAGCGTCAGCGCGCCGAACGCAAATAGCGCGGCCTCGGGGATCACGCGCGCGATGCTCACCATTTTCACCAGCGTAACCAGCACGCCGAGCATGAATACTTCGATCATTCCCCACGGCCGGACAAACTGGATTGCGCGCAGCACCTGGCTGAAACCGGCCGGGACGAACCCAGCACGCAACGCGACCATCAAGTAAAGCATGGCGACGAGCTCGGTGAGCGGAAAGAGGATCGTCGCGCAGAAAACCATCACTGCGATCACTTCCATGTTCTCGCCCCACAACGCGACGATCGCGCCGATCAGCGTGGTCTGCGAGGTGATCCCGTTCGTTTCCAGTTCCACAATGGGAAACGCCTGCGCAATCAGGAACGTGATTAGCGCGGCGAGCGTGATGGCGCAAAGCTTGTCGAGATTCGACGCCACGCTCGGATAAAGCGTGGCGCCGCATCGCGTGCATTTCGCTGAAGTGCGCACGGGCAGTGCACGCTTGTGAAAAAGCGTGTCGCATTCGTGGCAGGCAATCAGATCGTCTTCTTCCATGAGTGGAGTACTGGCTCTTGCGGGGGTGTTATTCAGTGTCTTGTCGCGTCCTGGTTCCGGGGCAGCCGCTTAAAAGAGCAAGGGCCGGGCCAGCGCGCATGGTAACAAACAGCGGCTACCCGGCGTCACAACGTGTCGGGGCCGGCGAAACCGTCAGGTCCGTCATGCGCCGAGACGTTCAAGGCGTTTATCCGATGATTTGATTCCCAATCCTCTCACGGATCAACTCGGCAGGACGACATCAGCGTCATTCTCGCGCCAGCACAATGCCAGAAAGGGATCGGCAACTATTTCTCTACTGAAAGCTGTTTTTTACTTGTTCGGGTAGGATGGCGGCCTTGAGACCTGCTTCACGGTTTGACGCCCTTTCTTCGGCGACAAACCCAAAATGCTGCAGGTCTATTCCGCACTTCTTTCTGGTGGACACCGTATGGAACGCAGCCCGAATTTCGCCAGCTCCGAAAGCTATAGCCGCACCGCAATCGGCCTTCATTGGCTGATCGCGCTCTTGATCATCTGCGGTTTTTATCTTGGCTGGATCATGACCGATATCCCCGGTTTCACGCCAACCAAGCTCAAGTACTTCTCGTGGCATAAGTGGATTGGCGTAACCGTGTTCGCGCTCGCGGTGATCCGTGTGCTCTGGCGCAGCACGCACAAGGCGCCGTCCATGCCCCGGCGCATGCCGGGGTGGCAAAAAGGCGTCGCGCATCTCACGCATTTCCTGCTTTATGTACTGATGCTGATCATTCCGATTTCGGGTTATCTGTACAGCTCCGCTGCGGGCATTCAGGTGGTTTATCTCGGCGTGTTGCCGCTGCCGACGATCATCGGGCCGGACAATGTGCTGAAGGGCACGCTGAAGATGGTCCACATCTATCTGAACTACACACTGCTGGTCCTCGTCGCCATGCACGTGCTCGCAGCGTTGAAACACCATTTCATCGATCGGGACGGACTGCTCGCCCGCATGATTCCGTTCCTGCGGTGATCATCGCTCGTATGTTTTTTGCGACGTATTCCCCGGAATTTCGAGTTTATTGATTCTTGTTTGTTGATAGCCCGTTTCCCAGAGGCGGGTTGCGCTGATTCGCATTTGATTCTCAAATAGCGACTCGTCCCAATATCCGGTTCGCTTCAGGAAATACATGAAACACGTGAAATTCTCCCGTTGGTTGGTTGCCGGCGTTTCCG includes:
- a CDS encoding cytochrome b; translated protein: MERSPNFASSESYSRTAIGLHWLIALLIICGFYLGWIMTDIPGFTPTKLKYFSWHKWIGVTVFALAVIRVLWRSTHKAPSMPRRMPGWQKGVAHLTHFLLYVLMLIIPISGYLYSSAAGIQVVYLGVLPLPTIIGPDNVLKGTLKMVHIYLNYTLLVLVAMHVLAALKHHFIDRDGLLARMIPFLR
- a CDS encoding paraquat-inducible protein A; the encoded protein is MEEDDLIACHECDTLFHKRALPVRTSAKCTRCGATLYPSVASNLDKLCAITLAALITFLIAQAFPIVELETNGITSQTTLIGAIVALWGENMEVIAVMVFCATILFPLTELVAMLYLMVALRAGFVPAGFSQVLRAIQFVRPWGMIEVFMLGVLVTLVKMVSIARVIPEAALFAFGALTLLFAVILTFDPRALWEIAGRLAKRGPLRYTPFGGLQSGMGADRQTDLQAESPLDLLRPLSPSSAPADASPANAASPPLKP